From Arcobacter arenosus, one genomic window encodes:
- a CDS encoding aromatic ring-hydroxylating oxygenase subunit alpha: MFPKNAWYVAATSEEIKDKPFAREVCLTNIVFYRNKEGKVIALEDFCTHRGAAMSLGYIEDGDLVCGYHGLKAGCKGKIIEMPGQDPKKIPCLGYFPVVEKYGFIWIWPGKKENADESLIPHLEWHDNPEWAYAGGVFDIKCDYRFMIDNLMDLTHEKYVHGSSIGQEEIDESPVTTEFEDGFVVTSRYMNDIEAPPFWQMCMKHNNLDPSKKVDRWQKSKFVPPGAVLIDVGVALKDKGGKDAPKEDKVRCTVVDFMTPQSETSMWYFWGMARSFKPEDNQLTQDILKGQGGIFEEDLEVLEFQQKNLEKFPNRSLISLDIDAGGKLARRVLKQMIKEED; the protein is encoded by the coding sequence ATGTTTCCAAAAAATGCATGGTATGTAGCAGCTACATCAGAAGAGATTAAAGATAAACCATTTGCAAGAGAAGTTTGTCTTACTAATATAGTTTTTTACAGAAATAAAGAGGGGAAAGTTATCGCCTTAGAAGATTTTTGTACCCATAGAGGTGCCGCGATGTCTTTAGGTTATATAGAAGATGGTGACCTTGTATGTGGATATCATGGTTTAAAAGCTGGGTGTAAGGGTAAAATTATAGAGATGCCGGGGCAAGACCCTAAAAAAATACCATGTTTAGGATATTTCCCAGTTGTTGAAAAATATGGTTTTATTTGGATTTGGCCAGGGAAAAAAGAGAATGCTGATGAATCTTTAATTCCCCATCTAGAGTGGCATGATAATCCTGAGTGGGCATATGCTGGTGGAGTTTTTGATATTAAATGCGATTATAGATTTATGATTGATAATCTAATGGATTTAACCCATGAAAAATATGTTCATGGTTCAAGTATTGGTCAAGAAGAGATTGATGAAAGTCCAGTTACTACTGAATTTGAAGATGGTTTTGTAGTAACAAGTAGATATATGAATGATATAGAAGCACCACCATTTTGGCAAATGTGTATGAAACATAATAACCTTGATCCATCAAAAAAAGTTGATAGATGGCAAAAATCAAAATTTGTTCCACCCGGGGCTGTTTTAATAGATGTTGGAGTTGCTTTAAAAGACAAAGGTGGCAAAGATGCGCCCAAAGAGGATAAGGTAAGATGTACAGTAGTAGATTTTATGACTCCGCAAAGTGAAACCTCAATGTGGTATTTTTGGGGAATGGCAAGAAGTTTTAAGCCTGAAGATAATCAATTAACTCAAGATATCTTAAAAGGTCAGGGTGGTATTTTTGAAGAAGATTTAGAAGTTTTAGAATTTCAGCAAAAAAATCTAGAAAAATTTCCAAATAGAAGTCTAATAAGTTTAGATATTGATGCAGGTGGAAAACTTGCACGAAGAGTATTAAAACAAATGATAAAAGAAGAAGATTAA
- a CDS encoding alpha/beta fold hydrolase, with protein MKSKDSIVFLSGLLCDKTVWEDIKKELEDSFDITMISFKGYDSIKSMAKKVLDESPENFILIGHSMGGRVALEVYNQDLKRVKALGLFNTGVNPRTDAEVPGRQKLLDLAKNEGMDSVLKQWLPPMMGNQGLSNEKLMSKLETMVKTYNKDEFSKQINALLNRPDAREILPNVEVPVLLLSATEDKWSPISQHEKMQEYLKKSDLVVIENASHMAPCEQPKLVAKAISSWVSKNLKG; from the coding sequence ATGAAATCTAAAGATTCAATTGTATTTCTATCAGGACTTTTATGTGATAAAACAGTTTGGGAAGATATAAAAAAAGAGTTAGAAGATAGTTTTGACATTACTATGATTTCATTTAAGGGGTATGATTCTATTAAATCAATGGCAAAAAAAGTTTTAGATGAATCACCTGAAAATTTTATTTTGATAGGACACTCTATGGGTGGAAGAGTTGCTCTCGAGGTTTATAACCAAGACTTAAAAAGAGTAAAAGCTTTGGGACTTTTTAATACTGGTGTTAATCCAAGAACTGATGCAGAAGTTCCGGGAAGACAAAAGCTTCTTGACCTTGCTAAAAACGAAGGGATGGATTCAGTTTTAAAACAATGGCTTCCTCCAATGATGGGCAATCAAGGTTTATCAAATGAAAAGTTGATGTCTAAACTTGAAACTATGGTTAAAACCTATAACAAAGATGAGTTTAGCAAACAAATAAATGCACTACTTAATAGGCCTGATGCAAGGGAAATTTTGCCAAATGTAGAAGTGCCTGTTTTACTTTTAAGTGCTACAGAAGATAAATGGAGCCCAATATCACAACATGAAAAGATGCAAGAGTATCTAAAAAAAAGTGATTTAGTGGTAATTGAAAATGCAAGTCACATGGCTCCGTGTGAACAACCTAAACTTGTCGCTAAAGCTATAAGTTCATGGGTATCAAAAAATTTGAAAGGATAA
- a CDS encoding TRAP transporter substrate-binding protein, with protein sequence MKNIKMKILGIVTGLAVVSSSLCASEKPINLVLHHLHSPKAPTHTKLLMPWAKKVEEMSKGKIKVEVYPSMTLGGKPTELYKQARDGVVDIIWTLAGYTPGVFPRTEVFELPTVHQGSSLATSIAIKEKFDLIKDDYSDVKPLLVYVHAGNAIHTTQKEVKSLENLKGLKLRTPSRTGGWLIEEFGAEPVGMPLPTLPQALSKNAVDGALVPFEIFPAFKIHNLTKHSIVGPNDSRFGTSVFIMLMNKDKFNSMPKDLQKIIEKSLDMEMVKKAGQLWMDFEKPGIEKQKASKDSDITTLSEKSMGEFNKAGEKVVQRWINEVKEKGIDGEKLVKEAREAINANTK encoded by the coding sequence ATGAAAAATATAAAAATGAAAATTTTAGGAATAGTAACAGGTTTAGCAGTAGTATCAAGTAGTTTATGTGCAAGTGAAAAACCAATAAATTTGGTTTTACATCATCTACACAGTCCAAAAGCTCCAACACATACAAAATTACTTATGCCTTGGGCAAAAAAAGTTGAAGAGATGTCAAAGGGAAAAATAAAAGTTGAAGTTTACCCTTCAATGACTTTAGGTGGAAAACCTACTGAACTTTATAAACAAGCTAGAGATGGAGTAGTTGATATTATCTGGACATTAGCAGGTTATACTCCAGGAGTTTTCCCACGAACTGAGGTTTTTGAACTTCCAACTGTTCATCAAGGTTCATCTTTAGCTACATCAATTGCAATAAAAGAGAAATTTGATTTAATCAAAGATGATTATAGTGATGTGAAACCATTATTAGTTTATGTTCATGCTGGAAATGCAATTCATACAACTCAAAAAGAGGTTAAATCACTTGAAAATTTAAAAGGATTGAAATTAAGAACTCCTTCAAGAACAGGTGGATGGCTAATTGAAGAGTTTGGTGCAGAGCCTGTAGGTATGCCATTACCAACACTTCCTCAAGCTTTATCAAAAAATGCAGTTGATGGAGCATTAGTTCCTTTTGAGATTTTTCCAGCATTTAAAATTCATAATCTAACTAAACATTCAATTGTTGGACCAAATGATTCTAGATTTGGAACATCAGTGTTTATTATGTTAATGAATAAAGATAAATTTAATTCTATGCCAAAAGATTTACAAAAAATAATTGAAAAAAGCTTAGATATGGAAATGGTTAAAAAAGCTGGACAATTATGGATGGACTTTGAAAAACCAGGGATTGAAAAACAAAAAGCTTCAAAAGATTCAGATATTACTACATTAAGTGAAAAATCAATGGGTGAGTTTAACAAAGCTGGAGAAAAAGTTGTTCAAAGATGGATTAATGAAGTAAAAGAAAAAGGCATTGATGGAGAGAAACTTGTAAAAGAAGCAAGAGAAGCTATTAATGCAAATACAAAATAA
- a CDS encoding FAD-dependent monooxygenase produces MQFHVNGFHRGNPEIQKVAKGFEGEQGELPEKLDVLIIGSGPAGLTLAAQLAQFPEIKTRLIEKKDEPMYLGQADGVSCRSMEMFEAFGFAEKVLKEAYWVNETHFWKPDISDTNKIVRDAKVQDVKDGISYMPHTVLNQGRIHDLYMEVMKNSPTRLEVDYSHSLVSVSFDKNDSEYPVVVIIDCNGKEKTVKTKYLAGCDGARSIVRSAIGGELHGDREGQAWGVMDVLVKTNFPDLRFKNIIKSSKGNILLIPREGGQLTRIYVELDKLENRGDSKNITLDRLKEAASEIFAPYIFDVQETAWWSVYEVGHSVTNRFDDVEANLTGDSNPHVFIAGDACHTHSAKAGQGMNVSMGDTFNLGWKLASVLLGKCDASLLHTYSDERQLAAQGLIDYDHKWARVMSAPVDNKAVNVKSHFIEGGRFTAGLTVKYQPSILTSQGTHQVLASGFIVGERLHSAPVIRLADAKKIELLETIKIDTRFKLYIFNDRSNPNCKESAVYKLCNYLENNPNSPILKYTKKGDALDSVIDTYGIFQQVHQEIEFEEIPSLLRPAIGVYGLKDYEKAYCPNYKEGENIFDLRGVDKDKGCILIVRPDQHIADILPLDAIDDLENYFRNIFLEK; encoded by the coding sequence ATGCAATTTCATGTAAACGGTTTTCATAGAGGAAATCCAGAGATTCAAAAAGTGGCAAAGGGTTTTGAAGGAGAGCAAGGGGAACTACCAGAAAAATTAGATGTTTTAATTATTGGTTCAGGTCCTGCTGGATTAACATTAGCTGCACAATTAGCTCAATTTCCAGAGATTAAAACTAGACTAATTGAAAAAAAAGATGAGCCAATGTATTTAGGTCAAGCAGATGGTGTATCTTGTAGATCAATGGAGATGTTTGAAGCATTTGGATTTGCCGAAAAAGTTTTAAAAGAAGCATACTGGGTAAATGAAACTCATTTTTGGAAACCTGATATAAGTGATACAAACAAAATTGTTAGAGATGCAAAAGTACAAGATGTAAAAGATGGTATTTCATATATGCCTCATACAGTGCTTAATCAAGGTAGAATCCATGATTTGTATATGGAAGTTATGAAAAACTCCCCTACCAGATTAGAAGTAGATTATTCTCATTCTTTAGTTTCTGTTTCTTTTGATAAAAATGACAGTGAATATCCTGTTGTTGTTATTATTGATTGTAATGGAAAAGAAAAAACTGTAAAAACAAAATACTTAGCTGGTTGTGATGGTGCAAGAAGTATAGTAAGAAGTGCTATTGGTGGAGAACTTCATGGCGATAGAGAAGGTCAAGCATGGGGAGTTATGGATGTTTTAGTTAAAACTAATTTCCCAGATTTAAGATTTAAAAATATTATTAAATCTTCAAAAGGAAATATCCTTTTAATTCCAAGAGAGGGTGGACAATTAACAAGAATATATGTTGAACTTGATAAATTAGAGAATAGAGGAGATAGTAAAAATATCACTTTAGATAGATTAAAAGAAGCTGCAAGTGAAATTTTTGCCCCATATATTTTTGATGTTCAAGAGACAGCATGGTGGTCAGTTTATGAAGTTGGACATAGTGTTACTAATAGATTTGATGATGTTGAAGCAAACTTAACAGGTGATTCAAATCCCCATGTATTTATTGCAGGAGATGCTTGTCATACCCACAGTGCAAAAGCAGGTCAAGGTATGAATGTATCTATGGGAGATACATTTAACTTAGGATGGAAATTAGCTTCTGTATTACTTGGAAAATGTGACGCTTCATTATTACATACATATTCAGATGAAAGACAATTAGCAGCACAAGGTTTAATTGATTATGACCACAAATGGGCAAGAGTTATGAGTGCACCAGTTGATAACAAAGCTGTTAATGTAAAAAGTCATTTTATTGAAGGTGGAAGATTTACAGCTGGTTTAACAGTTAAATATCAACCATCAATTCTTACAAGTCAAGGAACTCATCAAGTATTAGCAAGTGGATTTATAGTTGGAGAGAGACTTCATAGTGCACCAGTAATAAGATTGGCAGATGCAAAAAAGATAGAACTTCTAGAGACTATTAAAATTGACACCAGATTTAAATTATATATTTTTAATGATAGATCAAATCCAAATTGTAAAGAATCAGCAGTTTATAAATTGTGTAATTATTTAGAAAATAATCCAAACTCACCAATTTTGAAATATACGAAAAAAGGTGATGCTTTAGATTCGGTTATTGATACTTATGGAATTTTTCAACAAGTTCATCAAGAGATTGAGTTTGAAGAGATTCCATCACTTTTAAGACCAGCAATTGGTGTTTATGGATTAAAAGATTATGAAAAGGCTTATTGCCCAAATTATAAAGAGGGTGAAAATATTTTTGATTTAAGGGGTGTTGATAAAGATAAAGGATGCATATTAATAGTTAGACCAGACCAACATATAGCAGATATTTTGCCATTGGATGCAATTGATGATTTAGAGAATTATTTTAGAAATATATTCTTAGAAAAATAA
- a CDS encoding MarR family winged helix-turn-helix transcriptional regulator, with the protein MTSRLGKSIGIVVTNTAVLLNSSINKKLQPFGIAIEQRAILEIIMNKGCIKQTELTTILCRDRTTISRTLKTLENKDYIKKEKIDNKIFMIKLSEKGIDVMEKTQDIVNEFRNNILSNFTEDEIDNLYAYLEKIQDIVKE; encoded by the coding sequence ATGACTTCAAGATTAGGTAAATCAATAGGTATTGTGGTAACAAATACTGCTGTTTTATTAAATAGTTCCATAAATAAAAAACTTCAACCTTTTGGTATAGCAATAGAACAAAGAGCAATATTAGAGATAATTATGAACAAAGGTTGTATCAAACAAACAGAATTAACAACTATTTTATGTAGAGATAGAACTACAATAAGTAGAACACTTAAAACTTTAGAAAATAAAGACTATATAAAAAAAGAAAAAATTGATAATAAAATTTTTATGATAAAGTTAAGTGAAAAAGGTATTGATGTTATGGAAAAAACTCAAGATATTGTAAATGAATTTAGAAATAATATCTTATCAAATTTTACAGAAGATGAGATTGATAACTTATATGCATATTTAGAGAAGATTCAAGATATAGTTAAAGAATAG